The following proteins come from a genomic window of Populus alba chromosome 12, ASM523922v2, whole genome shotgun sequence:
- the LOC118031183 gene encoding uncharacterized protein, whose translation MAVSTETVMAIKTYQNQAEALVKNYLLADPFIPYTSVLGGIFACKVAYDLTQLISTFYIKAYNGLTKIQRIEWNNRGMSTIHAIFITAMSLYFVFWSDLFSDQRHTGLVTLRSSQLSIVGLGVSIGYFFVDFGMIFLYYPTLGGKEYVIHHSLSTIAVAYSMLSGELQLYTYMCLISEVTTPEINMRWYLDTAGLKRSAAYLINGLAIFLAWLMARILLFLYLFYHIYLHYDQVIQMSLFGCLLTFLVPAVLFIMNLMWFGKIIKGLKKALAKRL comes from the exons ATGGCTGTGTCCACTGAGACAGTTATGGCTATCAAGACTTACCAAAATCAGGCTGAGGCATTGGTTAAGAATTACTTATTAGCTGATCCTTTCATTCCTTACACTTCCGTCCTTGGTGGCATTTTTGCTTGCAAAGTG GCCTATGATCTCACTCAATTAATCAGCACTTTTTACATCAAAGCTTATAATGGTCTTACAAAAATTCAACGAATTGAGTGGAACAATAG AGGCATGTCTACAATTCATGCCATTTTCATCACAGCTATGTCATTGTACTTTGTCTTCTGGTCGGATCTCTTTTCTGACCAACGGCATACTGGCCTTGTTACATTACGGAGTTCACAACTCTCCATTGTTGGACTTGGG GTTTCTATTGGGTACTTCTTTGTGGACTTCggaatgatttttttgtacTATCCTACTTTGGGTGGAAAGGAGTAT GTTATCCATCATTCTCTTTCTACAATTGCAGTAGCATATTCTATGTTATCTGGAGAACTGCAGCTTTATACATACATGTGCCTCATCTCTGAAGTGACAACTCCAGAGATTAATATGAGATG GTATCTTGATACAGCTGGTCTGAAGAGGTCTGCTGCATATCTTATCAATGGTCTAGCCATCTTTCTTGCTTGGCTG ATGGCAAGAATTCTGCTGTTTCTCTACCTGTTTTACCACATCTACTTGCACTATGATCAG GTTATCCAGATGAGCCTCTTTGGCTGTCTTCTGACCTTTTTGGTTCCGGCAGTACTATTTATCATGAACTTGATGTGGTTTGGGAAGATCATAAAGGGATTGAAGAAAGCCTTGGCAAAAAGACTCTGA
- the LOC118031182 gene encoding transcription termination factor MTEF18, mitochondrial, giving the protein MILTIINKRVSKFSEMIAQVNKSLVFSPVDIEISYKKQNPFLSSLKVQCLCSSRSSQNAKVSHSGSVQSPVTLYSTRVSRVARTDAQRVLFDYLHCTRNFDFNDAEHISKNSPHFIENLLTKIDNDKDVVRLLNKFLRYNPINEFEPFFESLGLRPSEVPSVLPPHLMYLVDNDMLLENFHVLCNYGIPRSKIGRMYKEAREIFGYNYGVLKLKLLAYENLGLSKTTVVKLVSCCPSLLIGGVDREFVNVLGRLNRAGLKNDLIGGYLSAKESYDWKRLIDTIYFLDKVGYSEEQFRDLLKTNPVLVFEGSGKKVYLLFGRLLKLGLKVNAIYSLFTQYPQILSAKRAKNLLRGIHILLGIGMGVEDIANIISTQMELLCSAALKGPVTLRRQFKDKKDSLCQILMENPLELFHLDSKSEVESSKMLSSRGPTNKLEKTAFLLRLGYVENSDEMARALKMFRGRGDQLQERFDCLVQAGLDYNVVSSFIKQAPMVLNQSKDVIEKKIDCLTNLGCSVNSLMAFPSYLCYDMERINLRFRMYTWLKEKGAAKPKLSLSTILACSDARFIKYFVDVHPEGPAMWESLRNTSASS; this is encoded by the coding sequence ATGATATTGACTATAATCAATAAAAGGGTGTCTAAGTTCTCTGAAATGATAGCTCAAGTCAATAAATCTCTTGTTTTCTCTCCTGTTGATATTGAAATttcctataaaaagcaaaacccTTTTCTCAGTTCCCTTAAAGTTCAATGCCTTTGCAGTTCCAGATCGTCCCAGAATGCAAAAGTTTCACATTCTGGGTCAGTTCAATCACCTGTTACTCTTTATAGTACTCGTGTCTCACGGGTTGCGAGAACTGATGCTCAACGTGTTCTCTTTGATTACTTGCATTGCACTAGGAACTTTGATTTCAATGATGCAGAGCATATTAGCAAGAATTCACctcattttattgaaaatttgcTCACCAAGATTGATAATGATAAAGACGTTGTGCGGTTGTTGAATAAATTTCTTAGGTATAATCCAATTAATGAGTTTGAGCCGTTCTTTGAGAGTTTAGGTTTGAGGCCATCTGAGGTTCCTTCGGTTCTTCCACCGCATTTGATGTATCTAGTTGATAATGATATGTTGCTTGAGAACTTTCATGTTTTGTGTAATTATGGAATTCCCCGTAGTAAGATTGGTAGGATGTACAAGGAAGCAAGAGAGATTTTCGGATATAATTATGGggtattgaaattgaaacttCTGGCTTATGAAAACTTGGGTCTAAGCAAAACCACTGTTGTCAAGCTTGTTAGTTGTTGCCCATCTCTCCTTATTGGTGGTGTTGATAGAGagtttgttaatgttcttgGGAGATTAAATAGAGCTGGACTAAAGAATGATTTGATTGGAGGATACTTGTCTGCTAAAGAGTCTTATGATTGGAAAAGACTGATCGAcacaatatattttcttgacaAAGTAGGTTATAGTGAGGAGCAATTCCGTGATCTGTTGAAAACGAATCCTGTGTTAGTGTTTGAAGGTTCTGGGAAGAAAGTTTATTTGTTGTTTGGTCGGTTACTTAAGTTGGGCCTTAAGGTTAATGCGATTTATTCATTGTTCACACAATATCCACAAATCTTGTCAGCCAAGCGTGCGAAGAATCTTTTGCGGGGAATTCATATCTTGTTGGGCATTGGAATGGGAGTAGAAGACATTGCAAACATCATATCTACACAAATGGAACTTCTGTGCTCTGCTGCTTTAAAAGGACCTGTAACTCTTCGTAGACAATTCAAAGATAAGAAAGATAGTTTATGCCAAATCCTCATGGAAAACCCACTGGAGCTGTTCCATTTGGATTCTAAATCAGAAGTTGAAAGCAGCAAAATGTTATCCTCCCGGGGTCCTACTAACAAATTGGAGAAAACAGCATTCTTGTTGAGATTGGGGTATGTTGAGAACTCAGATGAGATGGCAAGAGCTCTAAAAATGTTTCGAGGTAGAGGAGATCAATTACAAGAGAGGTTTGATTGCCTGGTACAAGCTGGTTTGGACTACAATGTTGTCTCCAGCTTCATCAAACAAGCTCCCATGGTGCTAAACCAGTCCAAAGATGTAATTGAAAAGAAGATTGATTGCCTGACAAACTTAGGCTGCTCGGTCAACTCACTGATGGCATTCCCATCATATTTATGCTACGACATGGAGAGGATTAATCTTAGATTTAGAATGTATACTTGGCTGAAGGAAAAAGGTGCAGCAAAACCCAAATTGTCCTTGAGCACTATCCTTGCATGTTCAGACGCAcgattcataaaatattttgtagatGTCCATCCTGAAGGACCAGCAATGTGGGAAAGTTTAAGGAACACGTCAGCATCAAGCTAA
- the LOC118031181 gene encoding BTB/POZ domain and ankyrin repeat-containing protein NPR1, whose protein sequence is MANFSELSSSLSFTSSSHMSNGSISHNISNSSVAEAGTSLEVISLNKLSSSLEQLLIESTCEYSDADIVVEGIAVGVHRCILASRSKFFHELFRREKGSLEKDGKPKYCMSELLPYGNVGYEAFLIFLSYLYTGKLKPSPMEVSTCVDNVCAHDSCRPAITFAVELMYASSIFQVPELVSLFQRRLLNFVRKALAEDVIPILVVAFHCQSSQLIAQCVDRIAVSNLDNISIEKELPHEVADKIKQLRRKPISDDENNTEAGDPLREKRIKRIHMALDSDDVELVKLLLTESDISLDDANALHYCASYCDLKVMSEVLSLGLANVNLRNSRGFTVLHIAAMRKEPSVIVSLLAKGASALDLTSDGQSAVSICRRLTRPKDYHAKTEQGQEANKDRLCIDILEREMRRNPLGGSASITSHTMVDDLHMKLLYLENRVAFARLFFPTEAKLAMDIAHAATTSEFAGLAASKGSSGNLREVDLNETPIMQNKRLRSRMEALMKTVEMGRRYFPSCSEVLDKFMEDDLPDLFFLEKGTPDEQRIKRTRFMELKEDVQKAFNKDKAVINRSVLSSSSSSSSLKDGVGNKLRKL, encoded by the exons ATGGCTAATTTCTCTGAGCTATCATCATCTTTGAGTTTTACTTCATCTTCTCATATGTCAAATGGCTCAATTAGTCACAATATATCCAACTCCTCGGTTGCCGAGGCAGGAACTAGTCTTGAGGTGATTAGTTTAAATAAGCTGAGCTCCAGTTTGGAGCAGCTATTGATTGAGTCTACTTGTGAATATAGTGATGCTGATATTGTTGTTGAGGGTATCGCTGTTGGTGTTCATCGATGTATTTTAGCTTCTAGGAGCAAGTTTTTCCATGAGTTGTTTAGGAGAGAAAAGGGGTCTCTGGAGAAGGATGGAAAACCGAAGTATTGCATGAGTGAATTGTTACCTTATGGAAATGTTGGATATGAAGCCTTCCTAATTTTCTTGAGCTATTTGTATACTGGAAAACTCAAGCCATCTCCAATGGAAGTCTCAACATGTGTTGATAATGTATGCGCTCATGATTCGTGTAGACCTGCTATTACTTTTGCAGTGGAATTGATGTATGCATCATCCATATTTCAAGTTCCAGAGCTGGTTTCACTTTTCCAG AGACGCCTTCTTAACTTTGTTCGGAAAGCTCTTGCGGAAGATGTGATCCCAATCCTTGTGGTTGCCTTCCATTGTCAATCAAGTCAGCTTATTGCACAATGTGTTGATAGAATAGCAGTGTCTAATCTTGACAACATCTCTATAGAGAAAGAGCTTCCCCATGAAGTTGCAGACAAAATTAAACAGCTCCGCCGCAAACCTATTTCTGATGATGAAAACAACACAGAGGCTGGGGACCCCCTACGTGAAAAGAGAATCAAGAGGATACACATGGCATTGGACTCAGATGATGTTGAACTTGTGAAGCTTCTCCTGACTGAGTCTGATATATCCTTAGATGACGCTAACGCTCTCCATTATTGTGCATCATACTGTGATCTCAAGGTTATGTCTGAGGTGCTTAGCCTTGGTCTTGCTAATGTCAATCTTAGAAACTCGCGAGGTTTCACAGTTCTTCACATTGCTGCAATGCGGAAAGAGCCATCAGTGATAGTTTCGTTGCTGGCAAAAGGAGCATCTGCTTTGGACTTGACATCAGATGGGCAAAGTGCTGTTAGTATCTGCCGGAGGTTGACAAGGCCAAAAGACTATCATGCTAAAACAGAGCAAGGGCAGGAAGCAAACAAAGACAGGTTATGCATCGATATTTTAGAGAGGGAAATGAGAAGGAATCCACTGGGTGGGAGTGCTTCCATCACTTCCCATACAATGGTTGATGATCTGCACATGAAGCTGTTATACCTGGAGAACAGAG TGGCGTTTGCACGATTATTCTTCCCTACTGAAGCAAAGCTAGCAATGGACATTGCACATGCTGCAACAACATCAGAATTTGCTGGTCTTGCTGCATCAAAAGGTTCTAGCGGGAATTTGAGGGAGGTTGACCTGAATGAGACACCAATAATGCAGAACAAAAGACTTCGTTCTAGGATGGAAGCCCTAATGAAAACAG TGGAAATGGGCCGACGATACTTCCCTAGTTGCTCTGAAGTGCTTGATAAGTTCATGGAGGATGACCTCcctgatttgtttttccttgaaaaGGGCACCCCAGATGAACAAAGAATCAAGAGGACACGTTTCATGGAACTTAAAGAGGATGTTCAAAAGGCATTTAACAAGGACAAGGCTGTGATTAACCGCTCTGTTTTGTCTTCCTCGTCATCCTCATCTTCTCTAAAAGATGGTGTTGGTAACAAGCTCAGGAAACTATGA